Genomic DNA from Vreelandella subglaciescola:
ACGCCGGATTCCTCATCGGCGTTGATCGCATCGCGGACGTCTTCCAGGGTGCTTCCCGCCTCAATGGCCACGGTCTTGTCGGGGCCGCTACCAAAACTTAGCGTCATCTCCTGGGCGCTTGCCGCGACCTCGTCGGTCGGGTCGCCGGTGCTGTTGCCCGAGGCCAGGGTGCCGCGGGTGGCCAGCGTCTCCACGTTGATCTGATAGCCGCCGGGCATGGCGTTTTTATCCGCCGCCGCGCCAACAGAGTCGCCGCTGGTGCTGGCCGAAAGGCTGGAGTAAAGATCGCCGCTGTTAAGCGTTTCCGCCGCGTCCTGCAGCTTGGAAAGCGCCCCCTTCAGCTGGCCGAATGCCGTGATCTTGGTGTCCTCGGTCTTGATCTGGCGCTCAATCGGCGCCAGCTTTTCCCGCTCGGCATCCTTGAGCTGATCAAGCAGGCCGTTAAGGTCAAGCCCCGAGCCGATACCTAACGATGAAATCGTACCCATAATTCAAGCCATCCTTTCATAGGGCAGCGACCCCGCGAAGTAATCGTTGTGACGTGTCGCGCCGCGTGAATTCGCCATGAAGACGTTCTCTGTACCGTATTATTTCGGTCGCTTGACGATTAACTTGACCCGTTTTAAGTATGTTTATGAAAGGTTATGTAAAAACAAGAAACAAACCACCATCAATACGCAGGCGACATCGAGACGAACCCCCAGATATACGCTAAAGCCCTTTGCATGACCATACCCATAAAGGATAACTTGCTAAAAAACCACGCAATCAAAGGGTTATTACCGCCTATCGTTCGCTTTTCTGACATATTTTCTTGCCTGCCTAACTGTTAGCCTAACAGCACGCTAATATGCTTTCTATTGATGTCCGGCCGTAAGGAATAACGTCGTCATGAACCAGCTGCCCATGCCTCTGCGCCAGCCGCGATCCCTTCGCCGCTGGCCTTTTTTGTTGCTTGTGCCCCTGCTGCTTGTCAGCCTGCCCGGCTGGGCAATGACCGGCGAGCTCAATCTGACCAGCACGGGCGTGGGCCTGTTTGCCGTGGCGATTTTCGTGCTGGCGTATGTATTGGTCATCGCCGAAGAAAAGATTCACATGCGCAAATCCAAACCGGTGCTGATCGCCGCCGGCATTATCTGGGGGCTGGTGGGCTGGGTCTACGTACAAAACGGCATGTCCGAGGCCTCGGAGCATGCATTTCGCATGACGCTGCTGGAATTTACCGAGCTGATGCTGTTTTTGCTGGTGGCGATGACCTACATCAACGCCATGGAAGAGCGGCGCGTCTTCGACAAGCTGCGCTCATGGATGCTGCTCAAGGGGTTCAACTACAAGACGCTGTTCTGGCTCACCGGCGGGCTGGCCTTCGTGCTCTCGCCCATTGCCGACAACCTGACCACCGCGCTGTTGATGTGCGCGGTGGTCACCAAAGTGGCCGAAGGCGACAAGCGCTTTATCAACCTGGCCTGCATCAACATCGTGATTGCCGCCAACGCCGGCGGCGCCTTCAGCCCGTTTGGCGATATCACCACACTGATGGTATGGCAGGCGGGGCTGGTGGAGTTTCAGCAGTTTTTCGTCCTGTTTTTGCCCGCGTTGGTCAACTTCCTGGTACCCGCGGTGATCATGAGCCTGTTCATTAAAGACGCCAAACCCGAAAGCGTCCATGAAGACGTCTGGCTCAAGCGCGGCGCGCGGCGCATTGTGCTGCTGTTTTTACTCACCATTGTTACCGCGGTGCTGTGCCATACGCTGCTGCACTTGCCGCCGGTGCTGGGCATGATGACCGGGCTTGGCTACCTGCAGTTTTTTGGCTACTACCTGCGCCGCAGCCTGCCACGCTCGCTGGAACGCAAACGCGAACGCTACA
This window encodes:
- the nhaD gene encoding sodium:proton antiporter NhaD; protein product: MNQLPMPLRQPRSLRRWPFLLLVPLLLVSLPGWAMTGELNLTSTGVGLFAVAIFVLAYVLVIAEEKIHMRKSKPVLIAAGIIWGLVGWVYVQNGMSEASEHAFRMTLLEFTELMLFLLVAMTYINAMEERRVFDKLRSWMLLKGFNYKTLFWLTGGLAFVLSPIADNLTTALLMCAVVTKVAEGDKRFINLACINIVIAANAGGAFSPFGDITTLMVWQAGLVEFQQFFVLFLPALVNFLVPAVIMSLFIKDAKPESVHEDVWLKRGARRIVLLFLLTIVTAVLCHTLLHLPPVLGMMTGLGYLQFFGYYLRRSLPRSLERKRERYSRRGDDKKLAQLGSVVPFDVFSRVARAEWDTLLFFYGVVMCVGGLGFMGYLGLLSEALYGGWDATWANITLGVVSALVDNIPVMFAVLTMEPEMSQGHWLLITLTAGVGGSLLSIGSAAGVAVMGQARGAYTFMGHLRWMPVIALGYIASILVHLWLNAGTFAAA